Proteins from a single region of Candidatus Omnitrophota bacterium:
- a CDS encoding 4Fe-4S binding protein: MNKIVIIDEENCIGCSACVDLCLEKILYLDKDSGKCKVIDENKCDKLAGCQNVCPTKAIKICK, encoded by the coding sequence ATGAATAAAATCGTAATTATTGATGAAGAAAATTGTATTGGTTGCTCTGCTTGCGTTGATTTGTGCCTGGAGAAAATACTTTATTTAGATAAAGATTCGGGCAAATGCAAAGTCATTGATGAAAACAAATGCGACAAACTTGCTGGTTGTCAGAATGTGTGTCCAACAAAAGCGATTAAGATATGCAAATAA
- a CDS encoding TetR/AcrR family transcriptional regulator, producing MNKNTIKQKVLDAAKARMIRFGYRKTSMDEIASDLKMSKNTIYKFFQSKAEIAQNLFVRLKESINLEQTAIEQKEKDPLRIIAANTLFLQESLSPWFDHFLLDIKSELPTLWSDFVTFRTEKIMDVEKLIKKGIKKKEFRSVNTAIAVRAYLGAINSIINPEFLSSDKISFKEALESVLDIWSKGILAVKK from the coding sequence ATGAATAAGAATACAATAAAGCAAAAAGTTTTAGATGCTGCCAAAGCGCGCATGATTCGATTTGGATATCGAAAAACATCTATGGATGAAATCGCATCAGATTTAAAAATGAGCAAGAACACAATCTATAAGTTTTTTCAAAGCAAGGCTGAAATTGCCCAAAATCTTTTTGTCCGGCTAAAAGAAAGTATTAACCTCGAGCAAACCGCGATCGAGCAAAAAGAAAAAGACCCTCTAAGGATTATTGCGGCCAATACGTTATTTTTGCAGGAATCTTTGTCTCCTTGGTTTGATCATTTCTTGCTGGATATCAAAAGCGAGCTGCCAACGCTTTGGTCAGATTTTGTTACGTTTCGAACAGAGAAGATTATGGATGTTGAAAAGCTGATTAAAAAGGGGATTAAAAAGAAAGAATTTCGAAGTGTTAACACTGCCATCGCGGTGCGTGCTTATTTGGGAGCCATTAACAGTATTATTAATCCTGAGTTTTTATCCAGCGATAAGATTTCCTTTAAAGAAGCCTTGGAAAGCGTTTTGGATATTTGGTCTAAAGGGATTCTCGCTGTTAAAAAATAA
- a CDS encoding radical SAM protein, with translation MKALFLTPNLGSWATHGHHVAPNQMHAHWAAYAREKGTIVPEVLDCKALEISFDQMLDTVKQKNPQVVVLGDILHSYGGFAVQKYFNDSAKAIKAMLPNVVIVVGGLWYSYLSKETLIKNPAIDFVVMGEGEITFNELMDALNQKKTSFDSISGLASRKGDEVVFGPIRELIKDLDVLPLPAYDLFPMDKYIGHTYWKPFVEIVTSRGCTHGCTFCYEWSEHDPRALKHFNRWRAKSAKRVIEEVELLEKKFGAKVMVIQEDNFNLNPTRVREFCEEKIKRNLDMKWVSLGCASDWVRLEKDIPLMKKAGMFMAVFGIEVASDDELRKLDKGISVYQIYKTIEILRKNDIAIVGDIMIGFDYDTEAIIKKRFEFADQVDPDVMWVGYLTPPPGSPIWADGIKRGWIDPDNLDMLQWDFLHPVIPTDHLSIEDLGRLGAWGMREFYSKPGRIQRILMSDFDELAKLCFKDVMAGISKWENAATKGEKHV, from the coding sequence ATGAAGGCGTTATTTTTAACACCCAATTTAGGATCATGGGCCACCCATGGGCATCATGTGGCCCCTAATCAAATGCACGCGCATTGGGCGGCTTATGCCAGAGAAAAAGGAACCATTGTCCCTGAAGTTTTGGACTGCAAAGCCCTTGAGATTTCTTTTGATCAGATGCTTGATACCGTTAAACAAAAGAATCCGCAGGTTGTTGTTTTAGGGGACATTCTTCATTCTTATGGAGGGTTTGCGGTTCAGAAATATTTTAATGATTCGGCTAAAGCGATTAAAGCGATGCTCCCGAATGTCGTGATTGTTGTTGGCGGACTTTGGTATTCTTATCTTAGCAAAGAAACGCTAATCAAGAATCCGGCTATTGATTTTGTTGTGATGGGCGAAGGGGAGATTACTTTTAATGAACTAATGGATGCGTTAAATCAAAAAAAGACATCATTTGATAGCATTTCAGGACTTGCAAGCCGTAAAGGTGATGAAGTTGTTTTCGGTCCGATTCGAGAATTAATTAAAGACTTGGATGTTTTGCCGCTTCCGGCCTATGATTTGTTTCCTATGGATAAATATATAGGACACACCTATTGGAAGCCTTTTGTTGAAATTGTTACCTCGCGTGGATGCACTCATGGATGCACGTTTTGCTATGAATGGAGTGAGCATGATCCTAGAGCGCTTAAACATTTTAATCGATGGCGTGCAAAATCTGCAAAGCGTGTTATTGAAGAGGTAGAATTACTTGAGAAAAAGTTTGGCGCTAAGGTCATGGTGATTCAGGAAGATAATTTTAATCTTAATCCTACGCGTGTGCGTGAATTCTGCGAAGAAAAGATTAAAAGAAATTTAGACATGAAATGGGTCTCCTTAGGTTGTGCCAGTGATTGGGTGCGTTTGGAAAAAGATATTCCTTTAATGAAAAAAGCAGGAATGTTTATGGCGGTATTTGGCATTGAGGTTGCCAGTGATGATGAGTTGCGTAAGCTCGATAAAGGGATTTCTGTTTATCAGATTTACAAAACAATCGAGATTTTACGAAAAAACGATATTGCTATCGTTGGCGATATTATGATCGGGTTTGATTATGATACGGAAGCCATTATCAAAAAACGCTTTGAGTTTGCTGATCAGGTTGATCCTGACGTGATGTGGGTCGGATATTTAACGCCTCCTCCTGGGTCTCCTATTTGGGCAGACGGCATTAAAAGAGGATGGATTGATCCTGATAATCTTGATATGCTTCAATGGGATTTTCTTCATCCTGTTATTCCAACAGATCATCTAAGCATTGAAGATTTAGGACGATTGGGCGCATGGGGTATGAGAGAGTTTTATTCGAAGCCTGGACGCATTCAAAGAATCTTAATGAGTGATTTTGATGAACTAGCCAAATTGTGCTTTAAAGATGTTATGGCAGGAATCTCTAAGTGGGAAAATGCCGCGACCAAGGGAGAAAAACATGTTTAA
- a CDS encoding ATP-binding protein, protein MIVSIASGKGGTGKTTVATNLASVLGISCQLLDCDVEEPNAHLFLDPVINQENKVFTLVPKVDAEKCKLCGRCQEVCAYNAIAVFGKKHLVFSALCHGCGACQYFCPHKAISEEKKEIGIVQKGTKNHLEIITGKMKIGEAMAPPVIREVKKYIKKDFITIIDAPPGTSCPVIESVKGSDYSVLVTEPTPFGLNDLKLGVEVLRKLKIPFGVIINRFDLGNDKTIQYCENQDIDILMKIPFDREIARVYSKGSLIIDEIPSYRQKFLELWESIKIKARK, encoded by the coding sequence GTGATTGTTTCAATTGCAAGTGGCAAAGGGGGAACAGGCAAAACGACGGTGGCAACAAATCTTGCTTCTGTCTTAGGAATTTCTTGCCAGCTTTTAGATTGTGATGTTGAAGAGCCAAATGCACATCTTTTTTTAGATCCTGTTATAAATCAGGAAAATAAGGTTTTTACTCTTGTTCCTAAAGTTGATGCTGAAAAATGCAAGTTGTGCGGAAGGTGTCAAGAGGTGTGTGCCTATAATGCGATTGCTGTTTTCGGTAAGAAGCATCTTGTTTTTTCTGCTTTGTGTCATGGTTGCGGAGCTTGTCAATATTTTTGTCCTCATAAGGCGATTAGTGAAGAGAAAAAAGAAATAGGAATTGTTCAAAAGGGGACAAAGAATCACCTTGAGATTATTACGGGTAAGATGAAAATAGGGGAGGCCATGGCTCCGCCGGTTATCAGAGAAGTAAAAAAATATATTAAAAAAGATTTCATAACGATTATTGATGCCCCTCCAGGAACAAGTTGTCCTGTGATTGAGTCTGTAAAAGGAAGCGATTATTCAGTTTTGGTTACAGAGCCAACGCCGTTTGGATTAAACGATTTAAAGCTTGGCGTTGAAGTTTTGCGCAAATTAAAGATTCCGTTTGGCGTTATTATTAATCGGTTTGATTTAGGAAACGATAAGACGATTCAGTATTGCGAAAATCAAGATATCGATATTTTAATGAAAATTCCTTTTGATAGGGAAATTGCTAGAGTTTATTCGAAAGGTTCGCTGATTATCGACGAGATTCCATCATATCGACAGAAGTTTTTAGAATTGTGGGAAAGTATTAAAATAAAGGCGAGAAAATGA
- a CDS encoding ATP-binding protein codes for MKQILIISGKGGTGKTVVTAAFASLAENKILVDCDVDAANLHLILNPESQEVHEFRSGKTAFISKDQCCSCGLCQSLCRFEAIKKDTLSDKFLIDSVSCEGCGFCALACPSGAIEMKENLSGQWFVSNTRFGLFVHAKLGIAEENSGKLVATVKQKAKELAKKNNVDWIIVDGSPGIGCPVIASLSDVDCAIIVSEPTVSGIHDAKRVMEVADHFKVPVKMIINKFDLNEDMTKKIEMFSLESNIEVIGKIPFDKRIVESVSQGKTVIENGNQDLIKCFSEIWERVKKGFFAL; via the coding sequence ATGAAGCAAATTTTAATCATTAGTGGAAAAGGCGGAACAGGAAAGACAGTCGTGACTGCTGCTTTTGCCTCGTTAGCTGAGAATAAAATTCTGGTTGATTGTGATGTTGATGCTGCTAATTTGCATTTGATATTAAATCCTGAAAGTCAGGAAGTTCATGAGTTTAGAAGCGGAAAGACTGCTTTTATTAGCAAGGATCAATGCTGTTCGTGTGGGTTATGTCAAAGTTTATGCCGTTTTGAGGCGATCAAAAAAGATACTTTGAGTGATAAATTTCTTATTGATTCTGTTTCCTGTGAAGGATGTGGTTTTTGTGCGTTGGCTTGTCCATCTGGTGCTATTGAAATGAAAGAAAATTTGTCGGGTCAATGGTTTGTTTCCAATACTCGTTTTGGTTTATTTGTTCATGCCAAGCTTGGAATCGCTGAAGAAAATTCTGGAAAGCTTGTTGCAACGGTTAAGCAAAAAGCAAAAGAATTGGCCAAGAAGAATAATGTGGATTGGATTATTGTTGATGGTTCTCCCGGAATAGGTTGCCCGGTGATCGCTTCTTTGTCTGATGTTGATTGCGCAATTATTGTTTCTGAGCCTACGGTTTCAGGGATTCATGATGCTAAAAGGGTTATGGAGGTTGCAGATCATTTTAAGGTTCCAGTAAAAATGATTATTAATAAGTTTGATTTAAATGAAGACATGACAAAGAAGATTGAAATGTTTTCTTTAGAATCAAATATTGAGGTTATTGGAAAAATTCCTTTTGACAAAAGAATTGTTGAATCTGTTTCGCAGGGAAAAACAGTGATTGAGAATGGTAATCAAGATTTAATAAAGTGCTTTTCTGAAATTTGGGAGAGAGTAAAAAAGGGATTTTTTGCTTTATAA
- a CDS encoding sulfite exporter TauE/SafE family protein, protein MLLFLSVFLIALIFSMFGLGGGLFYMPVFMFFLGDPVQAAFLSFLCIFVTAGSSAIQYLKFKKIDWKLVVFLGFPLIAMVFVSGFMIGLVNPGQTKFILGLTLILAGLSLCFPVGTLNTLSAFSRYFHKKIPLEKSNFDPLTISPLAAFVGFFCGLSGVAGGVFEVPMMIGLLRVSPHMAVGTSSMIVFLSGLLGFVSRISAVTAEHLLDFSTVIGVLACVFIGAQIGPAVSVGIDKKIFKRICGVFILLIGLCYIFKIIF, encoded by the coding sequence ATGTTGTTGTTTTTAAGTGTTTTTTTAATTGCTCTTATTTTCTCGATGTTTGGTTTAGGGGGCGGGCTTTTTTATATGCCGGTGTTTATGTTTTTCTTAGGAGATCCTGTTCAAGCGGCATTCTTAAGCTTTTTGTGTATTTTTGTCACTGCGGGATCTTCAGCTATACAGTATTTGAAATTTAAAAAGATTGATTGGAAGCTCGTTGTTTTCTTGGGATTCCCACTTATTGCTATGGTTTTTGTATCCGGTTTTATGATCGGACTTGTAAACCCGGGACAAACTAAATTTATTTTAGGCTTAACGCTTATTTTAGCTGGACTTTCGTTGTGCTTTCCTGTTGGGACGTTAAATACGCTTAGCGCTTTTTCGAGGTATTTTCATAAGAAAATTCCTTTAGAGAAATCGAATTTTGATCCGCTTACAATATCTCCTTTGGCGGCTTTCGTTGGATTTTTTTGCGGTCTTTCCGGGGTAGCCGGGGGTGTTTTTGAAGTGCCGATGATGATTGGGCTTTTACGGGTTTCGCCTCATATGGCGGTAGGAACATCCTCTATGATTGTTTTTTTGTCAGGTCTGCTGGGGTTTGTTAGCCGTATATCGGCTGTCACGGCAGAACATTTGCTTGATTTTTCAACTGTCATCGGTGTTTTAGCGTGTGTTTTTATTGGCGCACAAATCGGGCCTGCTGTTTCTGTAGGAATCGATAAAAAAATATTTAAAAGAATATGCGGTGTTTTTATTCTTCTTATAGGATTGTGCTATATATTTAAGATTATTTTTTAA
- a CDS encoding ARMT1-like domain-containing protein, with amino-acid sequence MLTYKECVPCFIRQIDEAAYLVTKDKAIQEQIIKEARGLIESIDFSMPPPQMAQNIYRMIERKMGRQDPYYQIKKKSNAMALSLYSRLKEKVKKSSDRLLTALEIAISGNIIDYGAKNSLDIEKEIDNLFTKDFSDEDKIVFQYEKFKSDLAETDEILYLADNAGEVVFDRILIEELSKTKKITYVVREKPIINDALIEDALECGIDKIAKVISSGSDAPGTILGECDPQFVDMFNKSNLIISKGQGNYETLSALESHLIYFLFKAKCPVVARNAGVSVGNIVLMSSFCQMRAKA; translated from the coding sequence ATGCTGACATACAAAGAATGCGTTCCGTGTTTTATTCGGCAAATCGATGAAGCCGCTTATCTTGTGACAAAAGACAAGGCAATACAAGAACAAATTATTAAAGAGGCCAGAGGTTTGATTGAGAGCATTGATTTTTCTATGCCGCCACCTCAAATGGCTCAAAATATTTATCGAATGATCGAAAGGAAAATGGGCCGTCAAGATCCTTATTATCAAATTAAAAAGAAAAGCAATGCCATGGCGTTATCTCTTTACTCAAGGCTAAAAGAAAAGGTCAAAAAATCTTCTGATCGGCTTTTAACAGCTTTAGAGATTGCCATATCTGGAAATATTATTGATTATGGGGCAAAAAATTCTTTAGACATTGAAAAAGAAATTGATAATCTTTTTACAAAAGATTTTTCTGATGAGGATAAAATAGTTTTTCAGTATGAGAAATTTAAAAGTGATCTAGCGGAAACAGATGAAATTCTTTATTTGGCTGATAATGCGGGAGAGGTGGTTTTTGATAGGATTTTAATTGAAGAGCTATCGAAGACAAAGAAAATAACATATGTTGTTCGAGAAAAGCCGATTATTAATGATGCTTTGATAGAGGACGCACTGGAATGCGGCATTGATAAAATTGCTAAAGTGATTTCAAGTGGATCAGATGCGCCTGGAACAATTTTAGGTGAGTGTGATCCTCAATTTGTTGATATGTTCAATAAATCTAATTTAATTATAAGTAAAGGTCAGGGAAACTATGAAACGCTTAGTGCATTAGAGAGTCACTTGATTTATTTTCTTTTTAAAGCTAAGTGCCCTGTTGTGGCAAGAAATGCTGGTGTTTCTGTTGGGAATATTGTTTTAATGAGTTCTTTTTGTCAGATGAGGGCGAAGGCTTAA
- a CDS encoding MBL fold metallo-hydrolase: MQIRILFDNQSINSSFQSGLGFSCLLGDDVLFDTGADGLSLERNIQAFGVDVSLIKHIVISHDHWDHIGGLWWVLEKIENATVYICPGFSHEFINKLESTNANIVECVSPLPITDRIWTTGQIEGRYKDQAIFEQSIVLRGNQNISVVTGCAHPGIVEILREIKSSFPKDSIDFVLGGFHLLHHFKNDINVIIKEFQALDVKRAGPAHCTGGSAQNLFKESYQENCLDLRAGSRIAV; this comes from the coding sequence ATGCAAATAAGAATTCTTTTTGATAATCAAAGTATTAATTCTAGTTTTCAGTCGGGCTTGGGATTTTCTTGTCTTTTAGGGGATGATGTATTGTTTGATACGGGTGCAGATGGTTTGAGTCTAGAAAGAAATATTCAGGCCTTTGGTGTTGATGTTTCTTTGATCAAACATATTGTTATTTCGCATGACCATTGGGATCATATTGGAGGGCTTTGGTGGGTTTTGGAAAAAATAGAAAACGCCACTGTTTATATCTGCCCTGGTTTTTCACATGAATTCATTAACAAACTTGAGTCTACCAACGCTAATATTGTTGAGTGTGTGAGTCCTTTGCCAATTACAGATCGCATTTGGACGACCGGGCAGATAGAGGGGCGATACAAAGATCAGGCTATTTTTGAGCAGTCTATTGTTTTAAGGGGAAATCAAAATATTAGCGTTGTTACCGGATGTGCCCATCCAGGCATTGTTGAAATCTTAAGGGAGATAAAAAGTTCATTTCCAAAAGATTCGATCGATTTTGTTTTGGGTGGTTTTCACCTTTTGCACCATTTCAAAAATGATATTAATGTCATTATAAAAGAATTTCAAGCCCTCGACGTTAAGCGTGCTGGTCCAGCTCATTGCACGGGAGGATCCGCGCAGAATCTTTTTAAAGAATCCTATCAGGAAAACTGCCTCGATCTTAGAGCGGGTAGCAGAATAGCCGTCTAA
- a CDS encoding DUF364 domain-containing protein, which yields MILSQTIKKIYKNLYDLKFLDQNIKICAKVLSPQEAIGNPEKYDFPLFKGKERIVEANFRGCLGHAFTDMHGGFEGSLKEILEMPSNNNYRRALQVATINALCRFLGETHNTVHCRDEEPQQCAEESVLLIKKEYPRVRKICFVGFQPAFVDAFSKQYDLKVLDLDQDNIGKVFFGQKILDGNKDLISSLDWADLVLATGSTVVNATIDSILEAKDKKKVIFYGVTIAGVAAMMQLNRLCFAKENKCCCF from the coding sequence ATGATACTCAGTCAAACAATTAAAAAGATTTACAAGAATCTTTATGATCTTAAATTTCTAGATCAAAATATAAAGATTTGCGCAAAGGTTTTGTCGCCGCAAGAAGCGATTGGAAATCCTGAAAAATACGATTTTCCATTGTTTAAAGGAAAAGAAAGAATTGTTGAGGCAAATTTTCGTGGATGCTTGGGCCATGCTTTTACAGACATGCACGGCGGTTTTGAAGGAAGCTTAAAAGAAATTCTTGAAATGCCTTCTAATAATAATTATCGTAGGGCTTTGCAAGTGGCAACCATTAATGCGTTGTGCCGATTTTTAGGGGAGACCCATAATACGGTTCATTGTCGTGACGAAGAGCCTCAGCAATGCGCCGAGGAATCGGTGTTATTAATTAAGAAAGAATATCCGCGGGTAAGAAAGATTTGTTTTGTTGGTTTTCAGCCCGCTTTTGTGGATGCATTTTCCAAGCAATATGATCTTAAAGTTTTAGATTTAGATCAAGACAATATAGGAAAAGTTTTTTTTGGTCAGAAAATATTAGACGGAAACAAGGATTTGATTTCATCGTTGGATTGGGCAGACCTTGTTTTGGCAACAGGTTCAACAGTTGTTAACGCAACGATTGATTCTATTTTAGAGGCTAAAGATAAGAAAAAGGTTATTTTTTATGGTGTGACCATCGCTGGCGTTGCGGCAATGATGCAGCTAAACCGTTTGTGTTTCGCCAAGGAGAATAAATGTTGTTGTTTTTAA